Proteins found in one Pempheris klunzingeri isolate RE-2024b chromosome 6, fPemKlu1.hap1, whole genome shotgun sequence genomic segment:
- the LOC139202693 gene encoding dipeptidyl peptidase 9-like, which produces MHRVKRLKIEDKSEDGQESVKEALAGMMGVDELSDSTEVVEMEDVNPTQFQVEKQTWDGLRKIIHNSRKNTGVVISKAPHDFQFVQKDEANPQSHRIYYLGMPYASRDNALLYSDIPKKVRKDALLVLSWKQLLDHFRASPRHGGFSREEELLRERKRLGVSGITSYDYHRPSGLFLFQANSSLYYCRDGGNNTFTTSPMEAVEIKSQSSGTRMDPKLCPGDPNFIGFISNNDIWVTSIKTSEERRLTFCHKGIDNPKEDTKSAGVATFVTQEEFDRFTGYWWSPAAREESDGGKTLQVLYEEVDESEVEIIHVPSPALEERKTDVYRYPRAGSKNPDITLKIAEIRTDSLGNIVSTQEKELPVPFTSLFPGAEYITRAGWTKDGRYAWAVMMDRRQQHLQLVLLPPALFIPAHQDEASRQESLEALGDTVQPFIIYQETSDIWINVHDIFHPFIQTRDDEISFIAVNESKTGFCHLYKITSQLQTGSHNWAKGYTHSEDDFKCPVKEEVTVTSGEWEVLANHGAKRSSSPQIWVDEASKLVYFQGTKDSPLEHHLYVVSYDSPGEIVRLTKPGFSHSCSVSQTFDMFVSHYSSLTSAPCVHIYKLIGSDDDPLHKEPQFWASMMESSGYPFDYSPPEIFSFTGKWGFELYGMLYKPHNLVPGRKHPTVVFVYGGPQVQLVNNSYKGVKYLRLSTLASLGYAVLVIDGRGSCQRGLKFEGAVKDRMGQVEIEDQVEGLHYVADKYKFVDLSRVAIHGWSYGGFLSLMGLIHKPDIFKVAIAGAPVTLWMAYDTGYTERYLDTPDKNQKGYEACSVALHVDKLPNEPNRLLILHGFLDENVHFFHTNFLVSQLIRAGKPYSLQVYPNERHSIRCPESGEHYEITLLHFLQQNL; this is translated from the exons ATGCACAGAGTAAAGAGGCTGAAAATTGAAGACAAATCAGAAGACGGCCAGGAAAG CGTCAAAGAAGCACTGGCAGGCATGATGGGGGTGGATGAGCTCTCGGACAGCACAGAGGTGGTGGAGATGGAGGATGTGAATCCCACCCAGTTCCAGGTGGAGAAACAAACATGGGATGGCCTGCGGAAGATCATCCACAACAGCCGCAAGAACACAGGCGTGGTTATCAGCAAAGCACCACATGACTTCCAGTTTGTCCAGAAGGACGAGGCCAATCCACAGTCCCACCGCATCTACTACCTTG GGATGCCTTACGCCAGCAGGGACAATGCATTACTCTACTCAGACATTCCCAAGAAGGTCCGCAAAGATGCTCTGTTGGTTTTGTCTTGGAAACAGCTGCTGGATCACTTTCGG GCTAGCCCTCGCCATGGTGGCTTCTCcagggaggaggagctgctgcgaGAGAGGAAACGTTTGGGGGTGTCTGGCATCACTTCCTATGATTACCACCGACCCAGCGGCCTCTTCCTGTTCCAGGCCAACAGCAGTCTGTACTACTGCCGTGATGGTGGAAACAACACCTTCACC acgTCTCCCATGGAGGCCGTTGAGATTAAAAGCCAGAGTTCAGGCACACGCATGGACCCCAAGCTCTGCCCCGGGGACCCCAACTTTATCGGCTTCATCAGCAACAACGACATTTGGGTGACCAGCATTAAGACGAGTGAAGAGAGGAGGCTCACCTTCTGCCATAAAG GTATTGATAACCCAAAAGAGGACACCAAATCTGCTGGTGTAGCCACTTTTGTCACACAGGAAGAGTTCGACCGCTTCACCGGATACTGGTGGTCACCAGCTGCTCGCGAAG AGTCAGATGGTGGTAAGACTCTGCAGGTTCTGTACGAGGAGGTGGACGAGTCGGAGGTTGAGATCATTCATGTTCCATCTCCGGCTTTGGAGGAGCGTAAGACGGACGTCTACAGATATCCACGTGCAG GCAGCAAGAATCCAGATATTACCCTCAAAATAGCAGAAATCAGGACAGACAGTCTTGGCAAC ATTGTCAGTACGCAGGAAAAGGAGTTGCCTGTTCCCTTCACCAGCCTGTTCCCTGGTGCCGAATACATCACCAGAGCTGGGTGGACAAAAGACGGCCGATA TGCATGGGCCGTCATGATGGACCGACGGCAGCAGCATCTCCAGTTGGTCCTGCTGCCTCCGGCGCTCTTCATCCCTGCACATCAGGACGAGGCCAGCAGGCAGGAGAGCCTGGAGGCCCTCGGAGACACTGTCCAGCCCTTCATCATCTACCAAGAGACCAGCGACATCTGGATCAAT GTCCATGACAttttccatccattcattcaaaCCAGGGACGATGAGATCTCTTTTATAGCAGTAAACGAATCAAAAACAGGTTTCTGCCACCTGTATAAGATCACCTCTCAGTTACAGACAGGCAGCCACAACTGGGCCAAAGGCTACACACACTCTGAAG ATGATTTCAAGTGTCCAGTCAAAGAGGAGGTGACAGTAACCAGCGGGGAGTGGGAGGTGCTGGCCAATCATGGAGCAAAG CGTTCGTCCAGTCCTCAGATTTGGGTGGACGAGGCGTCAAAGTTGGTTTACTTCCAGGGAACCAAAGACTCTCCTCTGGAGCATCACCTTTATGTGGTGAGCTACGACTCGCCGGGGGAAATCGTCCGTCTTACCAAACCCGGCTTCTCccacagctgctctgtgagcCAG ACCTTTGACATGTTCGTCAGCCACTACAGCAGCTTGACATCAGCCCCCTGTGTTCATATCTACAAGCTGATCGGCTCAGACGACGACCCGCTGCACAAAGAGCCTCAGTTCTGGGCGAGCATGATGGAGTCCTCTG gttATCCATTCGACTATAGTCCTCCAGAGATCTTTAGCTTCACGGGAAAGTGGGGCTTCGAGTTGTACGGCATGTTGTACAAACCACACAACCTGGTCCCCGGCAGGAAACATCCCACCGTCGTCTTTGTCTACGGCGGCCCGCAG GTCCAGTTAGTGAATAACTCTTATAAAGGAGTGAAGTACTTGCGGCTGAGCACGCTGGCGTCTCTGGGCTACGCCGTGCTGGTCATCGATGGGCGGGGCTCCTGCCAGCGGGGACTCAAGTTTGAAGGAGCTGTGAAGGACAGAATG GGTCAGGTGGAGATTGAAGACCAGGTGGAGGGTTTACATTACGTAGCTGACAAATACAAGTTTGTAGACCTGAGTCGTGTTGCCATCCATGGCTGGTCATACGGAGGCTTCCTCTCCCTCATGGGCCTCATCCACAAACCTGACATCTTCAAG GTTGCCATCGCTGGAGCTCCAGTGACGCTGTGGATGGCCTACGACACCGGCTACACAGAGCGATATTTGGACACACCTGACAAAAACCAGAAGGGATACGAGGCCTGTTCTGTCGCCCTGCATGTCGACAAACTCCCCAATGA GCCCAACAGACTGCTGATCCTGCACGGGTTTTTAGATGAGAATGTCCATTTTTTTCACACGAACTTCCTGGTGTCTCAACTCATCCGAGCTGGGAAGCCGTACAGCTTGCAG GTTTATCCCAATGAGCGACACAGCATCCGATGTCCAGAGTCCGGAGAACATTACGAGATCACACTGCTGCACTTCCTCCAGCAGAATCTCTGA
- the LOC139202455 gene encoding angiopoietin-related protein 4-like, producing the protein MKMPQLLVLLLTALMHTADGFPTDRRSRDKHASWDDVNVVAHGLLQLGQGLKEHVDKTKVQMRDVNAKLKTLNGTVAELERRQWEQDEALKAKSKEVEERERLAAELAEEARVKVEEVKKQSQDVHSRMDRLEEKVDEVLKEPTLDSNNSDHTGVPFIQRLMAAQNRRIDQLVEKIKQQQDKLEKQSLHLQTLQSKVAHKRVKSHRRRDEETALRGEGEQSEDTSGLASDCHDLFVRGQRASGVYTIRPESSQPLNVLCEMTSEGGWTVIQKRLDGSQSFNQLWESYKRGFGSLNGDFWLGLENIHSLSKQGQYVLQVELSDWTGQQLPPTRYRFQLDGEEKKFSLHLQQESSSEVQQTVMTTGASGVPFSTADRDNDLASDINCAQLLSGGWWFSSCGESNLNGRFPRRPSLLRQQQSRRQGMFWASTNGKKNSVKTSLLKIAPATVKQ; encoded by the exons ATGAAGATGCCACAGCTCCTCGTCCTCCTGTTGACCGCTTTGATGCACACAGCAGACGGTTTCCCCACTGATAGAAGAAGCCGGGACAAACACGCCTCCTGGGACGATGTGAACGTGGTGGCTCATGGCCTCCTGCAGCTCGGCCAGGGCCTGAAGGAGCATGTGGACAAGACCAAGGTCCAGATGAGGGACGTCAACGCCAAACTGAAAACCCTCAACGGCACGGTGGCCGAACTGGAGAGGAGACAGTGGGAGCAAGATGAAGCCCTGAAGGCAAAAAgcaaagaggtggaggagagagagaggctggcgGCAGAGCTGGCTGAAGAGGCGAGGgtgaaggtggaggaggtgaagaagcagAGCCAGGACGTCCACTCCAGGATGGACAGactggaggagaaggtggaTGAGGTGCTGAAAGAGCCGACGCTGGACAGCAACAACAGCGATCACACAGGAGTCCCATTTATCCAG AGGCTGATGGCGGCTCAGAACAGACGCATTGACCAGCTGGTGGAGAAAATCAAGCAGCAACAAGACAAACTGGAGAAGCAGAGCCTGCACCTGCAAACGCTGCAGAGCAAG GTTGCACATAAGAGAGTAAAATCACACAGACGGAGAGACGAAGAGACGGCgctgaggggagagggggagcaGAGCGAAGACACATCAG GTTTGGCCAGTGACTGTCACGATCTGTTTGTACGAGGGCAGCGAGCCAGCGGCGTCTACACAATCCGACCAGAGAGCTCACAGCCCCTCAACGTCCTCTGCGAGATGACTTCAG AAGGTGGATGGACGGTCATCCAGAAACGTCTTGACGGATCCCAGAGCTTCAATCAGCTGTGGGAAAGCTACAAGAGAGGCTTCGGCAGCCTGAACG GGGACTTCTGGTTGGGCTTGGAGAACATCCACTCTCTCTCCAAACAAGGCCAGTACGTCCTGCAGGTGGAGCTCTCTGATTGGACGGGACAGCAGCTGCCACCGACTCGCTATCGATTCCAACTTGACGGAGAAGAGAAGAAGttcagtctccacctgcagcaggagtCTTCATCTGAAGTTCAGCAGACGGTGATGACGACCGGAGCCTCCGGTGTTCCATTCTCCACAGCCGACAGAGACAACGACCTCGCCTCAGACATCAACTGTGCTCAGCTGCTCTCAG GTGGTTGGTGGTTCAGCAGTTGTGGTGAGTCAAACCTCAACGGAAGATTTCCCAGAAGGCCGAGCTTGCTCAGACAACAGCAGTCCAGAAGACAAGGGATGTTTTGGGCGTCCACAAACGGAAAGAAGAACTCTGTGAAGACCAGCCTGCTGAAGATCGCACCCGCCACAGTGAAGCAATAA